The nucleotide window TATTGGCCTCACTGCCGCTGTGGGGGGTGGTCGCCGCAGCCATCAAATGGGAGGATCGCGGGCCGGTCTTTTTTCGGGATCGCCGGGTGGGACAGGGTGGCCAGTGCTTTACAGCGCTGAAATTCCGGACTATGGTATCGGAGGCCGATCGTCTGTTCGGGCCCCGTCAGGCAACTGAGGATGATCCGCGCGTGACGCGGGTGGGCCGGATACTGCGGGCCACGGCGATGGATGAGTTACCCCAGCTCTGGAATATTTTCCTGGGCGAGATGAGTGTCGTTGGACCGCGGGCGCTGCGACCGGAGGAGATAGAGGTAAAAAGTCCAATGTGTACCGTTCAACGTTCAACGAGGGAGGTGACGGCGCTGGAACAGGTACCGGGGTATTGGCAGCGACATCTGGTGCCGCCGGGGCTGACGGGGATCGCGCAGATCTTTGCCGATCGGGACATCCCCAGCCGTCAGAAGTTCCGCTATGACCTCCTCTACATCCGGCGACAAAGCTTCTGGCTGGACCTCCGGCTGGTGGCGATCTCGTTCTGGGTCACGTTTCGGGGGCGTTGGGAAATGCGGGGGACGAAGTTTTAGAGACGTTCAAGGTTCAACGTTCAATGTATGACGTATTAATCGTTGGGGGTGGGCCGGCGGGGCTGTATGCGGCCTATTGTCTGGCCAAGGCCGGACGCCGCGTGGCGCTCTTCGAGGAGCATCCGGAGATCGGTAGCCCCATGCATTGTACGGGGCTGGTGGCCTCGGAGTGTTTCTCGCGGTTCGACCTGCCCACGCAGGCGAACCAGGCGTCGCTTCGACGCGCACGGTTTCATTCGCCGGGCGGGCTCGTCCTGGCCGTCGCCTCGGACAAGGACGAAACCGTTGTCCTGGACCGATCGACATTCGACCGGGCACTGGCGGAGCAGGCCCTCGCTTCCGGCGCGGATCTTTTTCCTGGCCACCGGGTGGAAGGGCTGCGTCGTCTACGACGCAGCCTGGTCGTCCGGACCTCAACCCACAACGGAGGAGGACGGCTGGTCAGCGGGCGGCTGGGGATCCTGGCGACCGGGGCCTCGTATGGCCTGCATCGCGGGCTCGGGTTGCCGGTGCCCACTCGGTTTGTCTATGGCGCGCAGGTCGAGGTGGCGTTCGAGGAGGCGGCCGAGGTGGACGTGTGCTTCGGCAATGAGGTCGCGCCGCAATCGTTTGCCTGGATCGTCCCGTTCACGCGAAACGGGACGGCGATGGCCAAGATCGGGGTCCTGGCGTCCAGGGAGGCTCCCCGATATCTAACCCGTTTTCTGCAGTCGCCCCCGGTAGCGTCCAGGGTCCGACCGGGTCGCAGCAGGCCGTACCTGCGCCGCCCGATCCCGGTCTGGCCGCTGTCGGCGACCTTTACCGACCGTGTTCTGGCGATCGGCGATGCCGCCGGCCTGGCTAAACCGACCACCGGCGGCGGGGTCTATTACAGCTTATTGAGTGCCGAGTTGGCGGCAGCGACCCTTGGCGAGGCGCTGGACTCGGGCGACGGCTCCGCCCGATGCCTGAGTCGGTATCAGAGGGCCTGGCGGACCGTTATCGGCTCGGAGATTCGGACGGGTACGCTATTCCGGAGCTTTGCCTCGCAGCTTTCCGACGCGCAGATCGACGAGGCGTTTCACTTGGTGGCGGGAGAGCCGCTGGCTCGCCTGATCCGCGACTACGCCTCCTTTAACTGGCATAAACAGATCATTGTGGCGCTCTGGCGCAGTTCGGCGATGCGTGGATTCCTGTGGCAAGCGCTGATGCGTCGAGGCGGGCGGATGATCGGCGCGCTTCGACCGTCGACGCCGAAGTCTCCCGTCTTCGAGTGTCCGGAGGAGGGCGCTGTGACCGACTGACGAGACGAAAAGAGGGGAAGGGTGATTGGTGCCTCGCGGTGACGGCCGCGGGGTATGTTTATTTGGGAAGCGTCGATCGCGTCGACAAGGCGCACCTGCACGGTCACAGCAGTCCCAGCACGCCATGCAGCAGGTACAGGCTGCCCCAGATAATGAAGAAGCCTGCGATATCGAACAGGACACCGGCGCGCACCATCTTCGGCAGGGCGACGAGACCCGAGCCGTATACGATGGCGTTGGGGGGGGTCGAGACGGGGAGCATGAACCCAAAGCTGGCGCCGAGGCATGCCCCCAGAGCGGGCGGCAGCGGATTGATGCCGGCGGCCTGCGCGATCGCGATGACGACGGGGATAATCATATTCGCCGATGCGGTGTTGCTGGCGGCCTCGGAGATCACAATCGCCAGCGCGATCGATAAACCGGTCAGCCCCCAGAGCGACGTCACGCCGAGTAATCCGGTAAGGGTATTGCCCAACGCCTCGGCCACGCCGGTTTTAAACATTAATGAGCCGAGCGCCAGCCCTCCGCCGAACAGCAGGATGGTACCCCAGTCGATCTTGACCGCCTCAGGCCAGCTTAACGTGAACTCCCAGCGCGACAGATTGACTGGAAGCAGGAACAGGAGGATTGCAGCACCGAGCGCGACGACCGACTCCGGCAGGTGCGCGCCCATCCAACGGCCCCATCCGATTCCTGCAAACCAGGGTAGTTGCAGGATGCCCGGCATGACCCACAGTGTCACCGCCACGCTGAATCCGATAACCGTGTTGACCTGCCCACGCGTCCACGATCCGAGTTTGCGACGTTCGGAACTGATGTAATCCAGCAAATGAGTGCCAGGATCGGTAGTTGAGATGCCTTGGGTGATGGACGCTGTGCGACCTTCTCGATTGGACGCTGTCCGATCGGCGTCCTGATCCGGAGGGTGGAGCAGATACAGTACCGTAAACAACGTCACGCCCATCACCAGGAGCAATGGGACGGCTAACGTCATCCATCGGAAAAAACCGATGTCGATGCCTAGTGCCGAACGGATGAGCCCGATGCCGATCAGATTGGGTGGCGACCCGACAGGGGTTCCGATGCCGCCGATCGACGCGCCGAACGCCACCATCAGCATCATGCCCGTGGCGAACGGCCAGTGACTCGTCTCCATCGAACCCTGCGCCAACCCTCGGGCGACGCGTACGTCGTGCAGCGCGCGCAGGATGCCCAAGGCAATCGGAAGCATCATGGCGGTGGTGGCGCTGTTGCTGACCCACATAGAGATGACGGCCGTCACTAATCCGAGGCCCACCATGGTTTTCATCGGAGACGATCCGACCGATGGGATCGACAGGACACCCAACGCGATACGGCGGTCAAGTCCGTGGACCGTCATTGCCCGCGCGATCATGAACCCGCCGATGAATACGAAGATGATCGGATCGCCGAAGTGGGCCAACACCATGGTGGCGGGCGACTTGCCGGACTCCGCCGGCACCGCCCCTAGCACGACACACAGCACCGTACCGAGTAATGCCGTTACCGGGAGCGGGATGGTCTCGCTGATCCACAACACTGTCACGGTCGTAAGAATCGCTGCCAGCGTCCGGCCTTCCGGCCTGAGGCCGCTGCACAGAAGATAGGTCAGGACAAACGCGGGGAGGGCAAGGATTGCGCCCAGCCGTTTTCGCCAGGTTTCGAATAGCTGCTCGCCGGCGGAGATACGGGCTTCCGATATAGACGAGGTGGGTTCAACTGGCGACTCTATCTGTGGCATCGCTCATTCCCTCACGCGGCCGAGCGCGCCTGCTTGTGAATGACGACAGCTCGCTGGTGGTGGAGGACCGATCAGTCAGCCTGTGTCCGTATCGATCGAAGTCGCTTTCTCCAGGTCGGTCGTCGCCGCCTTGACCGCCTTCGGGAGGTCGGTGATGGCCTGTTCCAGCGTCGAGAACCCGTACGGCGTCATTTTGTGAGTTTTGTATTCCTCCCACAGCGTTGCACACGACGTATTTGTCTGCCCACGACCCACAATAGATTGCAGCTTTGCTATCAACGATCCTGGTTGAGGGAGTTCTGTTGGCTGAAACGGCAGCGGTGGAAATGTGTGTTGGCGACCTCTTAGGGCGCTGGCGTAGCGATCGACGCGACGTGTGAGTTCTTGTGAGGTGTTGCAACATCGCGCCAGGTACGCCGCACTGGTCTGCACCGCATCCCAAAACGGCGCCGGGGCGTTATTGGAAAGGTGGTCTTCGGCAGATCGCAGCCACGTACCGGCGGTGTCCAAGTCGTGAGGGATTTGTCCAATCAGTTGCTGGGAGGTCTCCCTGATCTGCAACAAATCTGCTGTAAGCGCCTTGGCCTCCTTTTCTGCGGATTGGCGAGCTTCAAGCGCTTGCTGTTGCAGTTCGCGTCGTTCGCCCCTGCGTCTCCATAGCTTCACTACGATAGTTGCGGTAAAGGCAAGGATCCCCGAAGGCACAATCCACCAATCGAGCATACGGCGGCCCGTTGGGCTGTCGGTGAGACCTGTGCCCAGCAAGACGGTGACAAAGAGGAAGCCGAAAAAAAAGTAAATAATCATCCATGCGAGGCATCCCCATGCCCCAACGTTCCTCCAACTTAGTGGCCCTTGGACCAGAGCAGCCGGATCAGGCGGCTCGGGAAATACCCGGTATTCTTCCGGTGAGTTGCCTTGAGGACGATCGAATGACTGTTCCATCAGACCGACAATACCATCCCTATCTCAGCAATAAAGGATGCTGTTTTTTGTCCAAGTGTAGTGCACGTCCGAAAGCCTCGCCTATCCGTCTCGCCGTATGTCACCGCTCACCGTCGCCGATGCGCGCCAGGGGTTTCCACATGTGATGTCATATCGGGCGTTGCCAGGTGCTCAGGATACAGGTGAATGGCCAGCCAGATCGCGCCGTGGGAGGTACGCTCCACCGTATGCGGGACACCGGCCGGCAGGAACAGGTGATCGCCGGGTGTGAGTGTGAGCGACTCGTCGGCGACGCGAAGGGCGGCTTCACCCTTGACGAGGAGTACCCATTCATCTTGCGGCTGAACGTACTCACGGGGCGTGATGATCGAAGAGCTGACGATTCGCTCAACGACCAGGTTCTTATGACGGAGGAGCGTATCGAAGCACTCTCCCTCATAAGGAGGCTCTGTGTTGGTAAAGAGGTTGTGAATTCGCATACTTCAGCGATCGAAATCTACGGTGGCTATCATCTCGTGAAGACGTGTCCTTGATCCCCGTAAGCCTTCACGCCCGTCGACCGATTCATCCTCAGCGGTCAACATTGTCCTTAAGCGGTTCCCTCTTTGATCGATGCGCACTAGTATGCATTACTGAAATGGATGTGACAAGAGCGATATTGTGAAGATCTCGGCTATGAGTTGAGTGTAGCCGGACGATTTCGGACAGAATACCTGGCTGAGGCTGTGCGCGCTCCAGCGATCGGTCAGTCGGAGCGATGGTTGTGATGGCTGTGGTGCGGCGGACAGTACCACCAAGCGGCCAGAACCAGCACCCCGAATATAGTGTACACCAGCGTGAACACCCAGAAGGGAGCCTCGTAGAAGATGAGCCGTTGGACCCAATGCTCGACAAAGCTCTTGGTGTAGGCGGGTGAGCCGGCCTGGACCCGCAGCCAGGATTCCAACGTTGTAAGCGGGCAGAGCTGCCCCAGCCACGTCTGCAGGACGACAAACGCGATAGCTGCCACGTGCGCCAGTCTGAACCGCCGATCATTAACCCACCGCCAGGACAGCCGGTTTCCGACCAATATCACTACGAGCCCGCCGACGACGAATACCACAACGCCGAAGTGCACGAGGAGGATGATATCAGCAAGAAGCTGGTATGGCACGGTAAGGGGTATTTCAGCACTATGGCGGCGAGCCGCGTCACACGTGGTGTCGCAGTGCCAGCTCCTTCGGATGCGGGTTCAGATACGCTTGCCCCTTGAGGTACGTCACATCATACAGGCGAGCGTAATGGGCGATGAGCGTGATCGGGACGATCAGCGGCATGAGGCCGCGACGGTAATCGTCGATGGCGTTGGCCAACTCACGGCGTGACGCGTCGTCGAGTTGCCGGCGGAAATGGCCGACCATGTGTTGCAGGACGTTGGCATGTCGCCCGCGCGTAGCCGGTGTCGTCAGCGCTGCCATGAACTCGCGTTCGTACTGCTCGCGCAGGTCGCGGCGCGGTGGCGGTTTTGCGGCAGCGACAAGCCGGCCGAGTTCCTGGTAGGCGCGGGGCGAGTGTGCGAGCAACAGGAGCTTATGCGATGTGTGCAATGCGATCAGGTCGCCGATCCGCCATCGCGCCGCCCACAGCGCCTGCAAGCGGTGATATGCGAAGACTCGCTCGATCCAATTCTCCCGCAGTCGCGGCTCGCAGAGACGACCCTCCTCTTCGATCGGCAGGTTCGGAAGCTGATCGGCGAGCTCCGCGGCGAACAGGCCGCGGCCCGTTTGCGTCACCGGCCCTTTGTCATCATGAACTCGGACCCGCTCAAGCCCGCAACTCGGTGAATTCTTCTTGAGAATGAATCCGCTGAGATCGAGGGCGGAGAGTTGTCTGATCCGATGGCGCGCGTACTTCCGCATCGTATCCGTATGATCCGTCCGGGTCCGCGTACCGACCAGCCGGATCTGACTGCCATTCCGCAATAAATGGATCGCCTCGCGCGGCGTACCCATGCCCACCTCGACCTCGGGGCAGATCGAGACCCACTCGAAAAACCGGCCGAGCGTATCGGTGAGGAACCGATCATGTTTGTGGCCGCCGTCGTGGCGCACCGGTTCCCCCAACAGGCACGCGGAAATGCCGATACGGATCGGCGCATGGGATCGTTCAGTCTCGGTCATCGATGACCCTTGTCCGCCTGACGATTCTACAGGTCCATAATACCATCAACCCAAGGATCCTTGCGGTGTGCGGAATTGTCCTGCACTTCCCAAACGTGTCAATGGCCGCCTCTAGACCTGCCGAGCACCATGTGTGAGAAGATGCGCAGCAAAGGGCTGTCAAACAGCAATGAAAGTCGCGGCTGGGGGCGGTGGCGAGGTCGACGGCGCCCGGACTCGACTGAGAAGGTTTTCAAAAGGGGTGTGTGGACGACCTGAGGGACCTGACCGTTGCGAACCAGGTCGTTCGCGGCCATCGGTTACGATCGCTGGACACGGTACTGCACCCCCGGCAGGTCCTTGAAGTCGGCATCCTGGGTCCATAACGTCGCGTCGTAGGCGCGGGCCGTCGCCAGAATCACGCTATCTGCCATCGGCAGGCGGTGGTCTACACTCAGCTTCGCGGCCCGCAGCGCGATTGATGTGTCCAAGTCGATCACGATTCCTTGCCTCATGACAGCAACGACCTGCAGAGCATCTCCTTCCGTGCGCTGCTGCAACACCCGCTTCAATACCTCGACAATCGCCAAAGTGGGGACGACGAGCCACTGCGCGTCCTCGATGGGTTTCGCGAAGACGCTCGCATTCGGTCCGTTGGCAAAGTATTCAAGCCAGGCGCTCGAGTCGACGACGTTCATACCCGATCGGCCTCACGCTCCACGGTGGTGTCAATGCCCTTGAGAAAGCCCCGCATCTGACGCGTAGGCCGAACGGGGATGAGCTCGATCCGGTCGTCGTACATCAACGCCTCAACCTTCTGCCCCGGTTCAAGTCCGAGCTTTTCGCGTATTTCTTTTGGAATCACCACTTGGAACTGTGGCGAGATCGTCACTTGTCCCACGGATCACCTATCGATTCATTATACGTTATACACACACTATATCTATGCTAATCTCGTATGTCACGCTCTGAGTTGGACGAGATGGCGGCAAGCCCCAAGATATTCATATTTGGCAAGCTAACGCCGCGCATGAGCCGCCGAGCAGGCGGGCAAAGCCCGCTTGCGAAGGCCGGGCTCGATGCGCTTATTAGCCATGATTGGATTGTCCCCACTTTCTGAGTCGCCCGGTAATCCCCTCATCACCGCGTCATCAGCGCGAACACGCCCCAGCCCAGGTATTCACGCGTGTAAGCGGCGTAGCGCTCGGGTTCCGAGGTTAGTTTGGCTCGAACATCTTTCGCGAACTCGTCGTCGGGATTGGCTTCAAGCCATCGGCGCATGGTGAGCCACTTGGCCGCCTCGTATCTGTCCCAACTGTCTTGGTCTGCCAAAACCATTTCGACGACGTCGTAGCCGAGGTGGCCGAACGACGCGAGAAGTTCTGGAAGCAGGAGAAAGTCGGAGATTGAGCCGGCAAGACACCCCCGGGCAACATCTTCCGTCGGCGGTAACTGCCGCCAGTAGGGTTCGCCGATGAGGATGATCCCTCCCGGGCGGAGGCTCTGCGCCAGAAGCTCGATGGTGCCGACGACTCCCCCACCGATCCACGTAGCACCAAGGCAGGCTGCCACACCGGCCTTCTCGTCAGAGACGTAGCCGGCAGCGTCGCCATGGATGAACTCGACTTGATCGGCGACACCGAGTTCGTCAGCGCGGAGTTTCGCTTGTTCGGTGAACAACTGGCTCATGTCGATGCCGGTGCCGATGACTCCGTAATCGCGTGCCCAGGTGCACAGCATCTCCCCCGAACCGCTGCCGAGGTCGAGTATTCGGGTTCCCGTTTCCAGACTCAGCGCCGCGCCGAGAGTGGCGAGCTTCTCGGGTGTGAACGGGTTATGGATCCGATGAGCACTTTCGGTGATGTTGAAGATCCACGGAATATCCAATGCAGAAAATCTCCTTACGGGTGTGAATGGATTCGGTCACTGGCTAACGTTCAAGGTAACCGGCCTTGCGCGGCTTTATGCGCAAGGTCCGGTTGACCGCAGGGTTGGGCATCATGTCGCTCCAGCCGCCGGGCTTTTCCCGATGAGCAGCATTTCGTTGCCACCCCGCTGAAATTCATATGCAACGTGCTTAGTTACAATGTTGAAACCGTGATCGGCCAAGCGCCTCGCAACGAAGTCGTGATGCGGAGAAGGTTTGCCGTCGAGAGTGAGCAAGGGGAATATCCGTACCTC belongs to Candidatus Methylomirabilota bacterium and includes:
- a CDS encoding sugar transferase; translated protein: MKRWRQTFIPGRSGRLLDIEIDAVGTGPGQVLSGNGVKRLFDLTVSGVGLLASLPLWGVVAAAIKWEDRGPVFFRDRRVGQGGQCFTALKFRTMVSEADRLFGPRQATEDDPRVTRVGRILRATAMDELPQLWNIFLGEMSVVGPRALRPEEIEVKSPMCTVQRSTREVTALEQVPGYWQRHLVPPGLTGIAQIFADRDIPSRQKFRYDLLYIRRQSFWLDLRLVAISFWVTFRGRWEMRGTKF
- a CDS encoding anion transporter, giving the protein MPQIESPVEPTSSISEARISAGEQLFETWRKRLGAILALPAFVLTYLLCSGLRPEGRTLAAILTTVTVLWISETIPLPVTALLGTVLCVVLGAVPAESGKSPATMVLAHFGDPIIFVFIGGFMIARAMTVHGLDRRIALGVLSIPSVGSSPMKTMVGLGLVTAVISMWVSNSATTAMMLPIALGILRALHDVRVARGLAQGSMETSHWPFATGMMLMVAFGASIGGIGTPVGSPPNLIGIGLIRSALGIDIGFFRWMTLAVPLLLVMGVTLFTVLYLLHPPDQDADRTASNREGRTASITQGISTTDPGTHLLDYISSERRKLGSWTRGQVNTVIGFSVAVTLWVMPGILQLPWFAGIGWGRWMGAHLPESVVALGAAILLFLLPVNLSRWEFTLSWPEAVKIDWGTILLFGGGLALGSLMFKTGVAEALGNTLTGLLGVTSLWGLTGLSIALAIVISEAASNTASANMIIPVVIAIAQAAGINPLPPALGACLGASFGFMLPVSTPPNAIVYGSGLVALPKMVRAGVLFDIAGFFIIWGSLYLLHGVLGLL
- a CDS encoding cupin; amino-acid sequence: MRIHNLFTNTEPPYEGECFDTLLRHKNLVVERIVSSSIITPREYVQPQDEWVLLVKGEAALRVADESLTLTPGDHLFLPAGVPHTVERTSHGAIWLAIHLYPEHLATPDMTSHVETPGAHRRR
- a CDS encoding DUF2784 domain-containing protein, yielding MPLTVPYQLLADIILLVHFGVVVFVVGGLVVILVGNRLSWRWVNDRRFRLAHVAAIAFVVLQTWLGQLCPLTTLESWLRVQAGSPAYTKSFVEHWVQRLIFYEAPFWVFTLVYTIFGVLVLAAWWYCPPHHSHHNHRSD
- a CDS encoding DUF1722 domain-containing protein, coding for MTETERSHAPIRIGISACLLGEPVRHDGGHKHDRFLTDTLGRFFEWVSICPEVEVGMGTPREAIHLLRNGSQIRLVGTRTRTDHTDTMRKYARHRIRQLSALDLSGFILKKNSPSCGLERVRVHDDKGPVTQTGRGLFAAELADQLPNLPIEEEGRLCEPRLRENWIERVFAYHRLQALWAARWRIGDLIALHTSHKLLLLAHSPRAYQELGRLVAAAKPPPRRDLREQYEREFMAALTTPATRGRHANVLQHMVGHFRRQLDDASRRELANAIDDYRRGLMPLIVPITLIAHYARLYDVTYLKGQAYLNPHPKELALRHHV
- a CDS encoding VapC toxin family PIN domain ribonuclease; this encodes MNVVDSSAWLEYFANGPNASVFAKPIEDAQWLVVPTLAIVEVLKRVLQQRTEGDALQVVAVMRQGIVIDLDTSIALRAAKLSVDHRLPMADSVILATARAYDATLWTQDADFKDLPGVQYRVQRS
- a CDS encoding AbrB family transcriptional regulator encodes the protein MGQVTISPQFQVVIPKEIREKLGLEPGQKVEALMYDDRIELIPVRPTRQMRGFLKGIDTTVEREADRV
- a CDS encoding SAM-dependent methyltransferase, with the translated sequence MDIPWIFNITESAHRIHNPFTPEKLATLGAALSLETGTRILDLGSGSGEMLCTWARDYGVIGTGIDMSQLFTEQAKLRADELGVADQVEFIHGDAAGYVSDEKAGVAACLGATWIGGGVVGTIELLAQSLRPGGIILIGEPYWRQLPPTEDVARGCLAGSISDFLLLPELLASFGHLGYDVVEMVLADQDSWDRYEAAKWLTMRRWLEANPDDEFAKDVRAKLTSEPERYAAYTREYLGWGVFALMTR